One cyanobiont of Ornithocercus magnificus DNA segment encodes these proteins:
- a CDS encoding DNA-formamidopyrimidine glycosylase, whose translation MIASFRSLGPEPFSDAFSTTYLVEQLQQSKRPIKVALLDQRLVAGVGNIYADVTVAEGLYRGTGHTTMLLNCA comes from the coding sequence GTGATTGCTAGCTTTCGCTCTCTCGGACCTGAACCATTTTCTGATGCTTTTAGTACTACTTATCTCGTAGAGCAACTACAGCAATCAAAGCGTCCGATCAAAGTAGCACTACTAGATCAACGCTTGGTAGCTGGTGTAGGCAATATTTATGCTGATGTGACAGTAGCCGAGGGCTTGTATAGGGGGACAGGCCATACTACTATGCTACTTAACTGTGCGTAA